The Pecten maximus chromosome 10, xPecMax1.1, whole genome shotgun sequence region GGAAAGAGAGAGACTTCTGACATATGAATTTGGAGGAAATCATATTAATTAAGACGGTCGAATCTTCCACCAATATGTGCGAATATCATCagtttattacataatgtattatgACATCGGTTTATTGTATTGGTTATGATAAATTACCTTGTTTCTTCTTTTTTCGAAGACATTTTGATAAATGCCTGGCAAACAGAGTCGTCAGGATTCCTGATAATAGTCCTATTACACTGTATAAAGTGTTTCTCAGTATACTATCCTGTTCAGACCTGAAAAGAATAGTACAATCTCGAAATTAGGAAACACCACCAACGCATGACATTATTGAAAGTTAAACTTTGACACATTGTCAATTTTGATATACCATTGTATAATTTGTGAGGTTACTTTGACGCATTGTCAATTTTGATATACCATTGTATGTTGGGTCATTGCTGTCTAAAATGATCATCGTTAACCTGAATACGAGATGGAACCACGGAGAATCAAAGTAATCTCTGTAAGCAATCGAAACATTTACTGAGCAGATTTCTCAACAAATCAAACATTGGTTGGTCAATCATGTAAAATGTCAAGTGACATTTGACTGGCGTTGCACCGTAATTTTGGCCCAACATCAAACAGCAGTGGCTGCACATATGGCCgtgttttataaatatgtatataattactatatattctatatatactaaatatatataatataaatagttactgtatataatatatatatatatatatatatttacatggtgtagatatttactatatatactaaagatatttactatatatactaaagatatttactatatatactaaagatatttactatatatatttatttatatattttatatatatactatgtctacagtgtctgtacTTAGTTATACATACAGTCGGTCGTCATTTCCTTGGAAACACTTTGCGCAGTATCCCTCTTGAGTTTTACACTGTGAGTCCAAAGTTTGGGTTTTATCGTCCAGCATAGTGTCATTGAACAACAGCAGGTCATCCAACCACTGACCTACCTagtaaatacataaatacaattaaatttattttagtGGGGCTAGGGACTAGAATAGgctttttaaaattgtttttttcttataaaagGAGAGGGCACTTCGGAATTCGATGCAGATGAGTTCAAATCACCAGAATTCGTTCAAAACATCTTGAAAGATGGCTCGTTTAATTGTCGTAATCATTGGACAGAAAGACATGGCTCATCGTATATAAATGTGACATGACATGATATTATAAACTTACCTTAACATACATGGGTTGATTTGAAGTCTGATTGATatgaacattgtatatatgaaagCCAACCGTCCCATCTCCTGTTTTGTCGAACATATAGGTCTGAGATCTAGCCGGAGCTCCATATTTCTGGGGCACTTTCCTAACATGATCAAGAAGGAATTCAGCGTCTATATCATTTGCAAACATCGGACGTTCTTTTAAGGCATTGTCGCCTCCTTTCAGTAGTGCATATACTGCGTTGAGGACAAATGAGTGCCAGGGATCTAATGTTCCCGGCTGTATCATGTGATCATCGACACATTTCGGTTTTCCATATCTGTTAAAAGACGATTCAAAATAGCATCCCAACCTTGCTTCTGCAAACCTCTCTAAGAAACTGTTATCGTAACGTGCTTCTGTTACATTTATGGACATAAGATAATCTTCGTAACCAAAGTCGTAGCCCATTTCCTGTGAAATAGTTATCATGCCACGCAATCCCGGCCTTCCCAGAATATTGTCTTCTCTTTTGCCCCACGAGTCCGACGCAATAAATATGAAGCCGTCATCTTTGAGGAAAGTATTTAAAGCTTCAGCAACAACTGACGCTTTGTGAGACCGAAGAAACAACATGACCACACGAGCATCCGGGTACTTACGTATGTGAGGAAGTACATCATATCCATTAGAATCTTCACCAACTGGTAAAGAGTTTTCCACAACACAAATACTATATTCCTGAGCTAACAGTAAAATAGCGTCTCGACCAGATGCTCCGAATTCACCTTTACTATATACAATCTGTATGTAGTTGGTACCTATCTTTTTGGCTAATTTTACCATCAGCTCTGCCTGTTTGTAGATCGACGTGGACACTCGCAGAAAAGTAGGGTACATGTTGGTGTTGCTAAGGATCTGCGCAGAAGAACAGCAGCCAACCTGTTAAAATGATTATTGCtatgaaatattacaaacatttgttttttttaattatccaAAAGCTCTGATCCATTTCGAAACCAAACAGAGTTCGCTTTCATAGTCCTACACTGCACTGTCTAAGATGTCTTAGCATAGAGTTTATGCTGCTGCAacagtagttttttttttacaataaatattaaaacatgaaatgtaAACGGAAATGTTGAGCACTGAAGGTAGGTGAGTTttcaaattgattaaaatgaTGAACTAATTTGTCGTAACATAATATATTGCAATGTTATTCTGGTAGCATAAACATTAGATGCTATTTTTTAACATTAAGCACTTTCCCCgtgttttgtattattataaaaccattttttttcacACTGTCTTATTGGCTGAAATAGTGTCATGTGATTACCGATAAAAAGACATATTGACCAGCCCAAAAAAGCTGGTAAAAAGTTGGTTGATTAAGTGTATCCAAAAATAGATTAACTATTAATAACTTCCCTTTTGGTATTATCAACAGTGTAAATATCTTTAGATGTTTTGAAACATGACAGGCAATAACTTTGATTAACAGAATATCAAGTTTTCGTTAGAATTAGtgtattgaaattattttgatgAATGTATTAGTTTACTTTTGATTGTATAGATATAATGAACTATTTATAAAAGCCTCAGAAGTCAGTCTCTATCATTACATATACAGGTGTTACTTTCATTCAGTGGATGaatattaaaaatcaaaattgtcatgttataattaaactgttatatttttattttatttttttgtcaatacatggttttattaacatgaaaaaatatcaatctCTGTCTTCGTCCTCGGTAGATATTATTAAGGTTTATCTATCAACCTTATCAGaaggctataattgtatatttttgttctcTGTCACATGATCATCCATTTATCCAGCGAATTCGTCCTGTAGTATTTTTCATGCCACTATTGAAATATAACCTTGGACTTATTTCTCTGTGCCAGTGAGAAATCGATAATATACCGACTGACGTGAATTGAGAATGACGCACTTACTCCATTGAATTAAGTCTTTTACgttttgatttcaaaattttcaatatgaaagttttctaagtcatatgataaaataaaGCATCTTAAACTAAAGAAAACCTAATATATATTATGACTTTTTTTGTATCAAATAATCATACGATTTACATATGTGCTTTGTTGGAATGTCTGACCTATGTATGACAGTATCATTGCTTTGTTATCTTAAAATTTTATCCGGTTTAAAACCCGTTCATAGACTTGATAAAACTGTTCTGTTGATACAGCGGCTGCTATGTATTTTATTTCGGAACGCTACAAGGAGACACATTTGTATTCATATCAATACCTGGACAATGCCGAGGCTGCTGAAGATACCAGCGGCTGATATGGTAGCCGTACTGCCTAGAGGGCCTATAACACCGAGTATCTTGTTTCTGTATTCTCCGTCTGTCGACAACATATCCAGTATTCTTTTCTGTGTTACTAAGGGGTCATTACAGGTGTCCATGATCGTGTAACCGATCGTCTTATCTGGAAACATGTCGGTAGCGTTGTTCACACTCTCCACAACATATTGGATTGCCAATGTAATGTCTAGTCCGATACTCGGACGAATGTCTCCGCACGTTAGTGGGGATCCTTGACCCTGGTCGTGCATAGGCATCAACCCCACGACGATCAAATCTCCTGGTTTGTTAATTATCTCAGAGGGAAGATCCTCCGACATGCATTCGAGACATGATCCGCTACACTGGCCATATCCTCTCAAATTGTGTAAGCTCTCGTTAATACTAAAGGTGTCGTTTGTGTAATCTGCTATCTGGAAATGAATTGTTTTAGattatcaaaagaaaatacGTGTTAAAAAGATTCCTgttattcaaaagaaaaaaaaagaaaaaaaaccaaaatcaaaagaaagctataattctaattttacaCCAAAGAAACGACTGTAAAATAGAATCAAAAGGAAGACCCTTGAACGCCTACAAAATAAGATGACAATGGATTCGAGGAGAGTTAGCGTCTTGGTTCATAGACAGCTCTTAACATAAAAGCCTTGGTTAATTACAAGAAATGAAATGCTCTCAAAGTTGGGATCAGGGTAGTTATAAGGAATCCAACGGGTAACAGGCAAATTTTATAAATGACTTCATGTTGCACAATGAAAGGAATATCCTCAAGGTGATCATAGCGGTAATCATATCACTTCCTTTTTTTGTTATCTATTTTCCTTAAAATGAACTAGTCACAGATTACAGCAACTGCGACAAAAATGTAATTATCTAGAAACACATAATATTTAgcagaaaaattgaaaatatctgCGCTTGTCATACAATTATGTAATTATCTATAACTGTTTGAAAGGAAGGACTGAAGTTAGAGGCCGATGAACCCTCTGTATCGTTAGGAACAGGTTATGAATTAAACGAAAAAAATATGGTTTAGAGAAAATGCTACATTAGATTCAATTTAAAGGGTAGAATAAAAGCATAAATGCTGCATTTCATAGAATTTACATCATAAAATCTAAATATGAACGAAAAACAACTACTAGTTTTCATCTCATCACGATGTTAAGACCACTCTTTACGATTTGCTGTGCCACTAAACATCAAATTACTCTATTAATTGCCTGCTTCTAAAAAAATCGTTCAACACATCACTCACGCGAATGATGTTAACAGGATCTATTCTGGGGCGTATTTAATTTAATGAACAGCTAAGgccaatataaaatatattgagGATGAAATTGTGGGAATGAAAATACGAGACAATAATTAATCGAGTTTAGTGGCAAGACCTTCAAATAGAAAAAAGGCGTTACCACGGGAAAACAGGAAATCAGATGACTCTGTGGAATGACTTATCAACTATAAAATTAGGTTAAAGAAGTTAAAAGAAGGAAGATGTAGCAATACCCGAACGATATACTTCTTTATGGGCTTCCTTCTATTTCTGACTGCCTAGATACCCATTCTCTTATGGTTTTGTGCGTGCACATAAAGGGTGCAGAATGTAAACGAATGACTCAATATAAAATTTGGTTTAGGAAGTCGCACAATCCTGTGATTAAAGTCGGTGAGTAACATACCTTGACTTTACATAATGCTTCCGTTGTCGTTCCATCACATTCCTTATATCTATACACTTCATACATCGGTACATGTGCAGAAACTAGTTGAATTTCTCCAAATCTATCAAATTTGATCGTCAGGTCATCTTTGACAAATGAAGAAATTGTGAAAGGAAAATCGGTAAAATTTACCGTCAAGTTAGACATGATATCAATCAAAGAATTACGATCAGAATTAACGAAATCTGAACATGCTCCATTGAATGATTCTCCACACATACTGGTGTGTAGTGAGCGTAACGCCATAGCCATAACATATGCGGTCTTAATGGAATATTGTACGTAGATAGACTGATCCGTTCCCAAAACAGCCTCCTTATTCAGCCAGGGATTTGTTATCGCTCGTTCCATCAAGAAAGTCTCATTAGAGGCGATCTTCTCCCAATGAAGTGCGAATTCGCTGATATCTCTCGCTGGCGGAGAGAGAAAAAATgcttttgataaaatatttcctGTATGTAAAACAGTAGTACGTGATGCTGCATCGGAAAATATAACAGAGGGTATATGTCTATCAGTTATTTCATCACAGAAGTTAATAAAACTTTTAGCATGATCGTAACTCCCAATAAATACAATTCCTTTAATTTGTTTCCTTGATAATTTTGTGATAATTCCATTATATCTGTCTTGAAGATTATTTGATACGGGACCGACTGTTTCTATCTCTGATATACAGATATGTTCCGACTTTGCTAATGTCTTTAAGTGATCCGTGGCATTCATAGCATACATATCGTCCTCCCTGATCACAGATATGTAGTTCCAGTCTAGTCTCTTTAGAAGAGCTATTATGGTCTGCAAAAAACAAAAGTGTATTAAAGTATAGGAAATACCAAAACAATTATATCAGATACGTATCAAAATTAATCCCAACATACGTATCTCAATCaggaaattattaaaatattgacGTATTGAATGCTGAACTAAACTTCTTTATTTGTGGATAACCAAAGACATATTTGACTTTAATAAGACAGGTTATGTCTTCGTATGTccttttctatttatagatactCCAGACTTCCTGTGATATTTGCTTCTTAAGAAATGTTCTTTAATGATTGCCGTTTGTGTACTCCTCCTACTGAAGAAAGGAGCTTTTGGTAATCTAATCTTATGTGTAGTCGAGGTGACTTCCATTAACCATTAAGCAAATACATTTCCAAGGGTTACAACACCTACACAAATATGGATCACGTAGAAGGTATTGTAAACTTCTGGgcattatttttattaatatagGAAATATAGAGCTCTTCAATTGAAACACTGAATAGGTCAAATGTTTATATTGGAAAGATACAGCCCTTCAATTGAAACACTGGAATATTGGAAGAATACATCTCTTCGATTGAAACACTAAAAatgtatcatgtttatatttgaaAGATACAGCTCTTCAATTGAAACACTGTGTAGGTATAACGTTATTGAAACACTGAAAATGTATGATGTTTATATCTAAAAGATACATCTCTTCATTTGAAACACTGAATAGGTAAATTGTTTATATTGAACAAAATCAGTTCTGTAATTGAAACATGAATTGGTATAATGCTTATATTGGAAAGTTAGAGCTTTTCAATTGAAACACTGAATGGGTACTATGTTTCGCTTTAAAACTTGCAAGAGAAATGACACTTACACAGACATGGTTCATCCCTTTggtgatataaaaaaaaccttctgaacagtacaaatgtatttgtatttattgaGGAGATATCTCAACAACAGATCCATATATCACGGTAAAATAGCTAGTGCTTACCTTGACCTGTGTGTTGTCAGAAGGAACAACCCTTAAAAGGTTACTGTATGTATCCTTGTTGGTGAAGAGCGAGGAGGTCGGCTGGTACACAACCTGTGGAAGTCTGTACCGAGCGGGTAATGAACTCAAGAACTCTGAACTTATGTTCGTCTCTGCACTTGTAACAGGACCAATGACACCTACATAAAATCGGTATACTGCCATATAAATTTTAGcaagtaaaataaaaacatgtcaaaGAGCTTGAAATGCTCTCTACCTGATGATCGACTCCGAATCAAGATATAATCCCGGATATCcacaatttaaaattaatttgagtTATGCCCTTATCCCGGAGATCCATCACATCAAAGGGATTTGAATCAAGAACTTATCAAGGAGAGCCATGATATAAAAACCGAATTTTAACTATGACCTTATCCCGAAGATCCATCACATCAATGGAATTTGAATCGTAACTTTATCCCAGAGATCCAGTGCATAAAAGCTAGTTTGAATGTTGACATTATCCCGGATATCCAAAAAAGAATTTAAATCAAGAACCGATCTCGGAGACCTATGACGTAAAAGCAATTTGAATTATGGCCTGAATGTATAAGATtttgtagtgaaaatataagattttgtagTCAATATATTTCTCCTATTTCtcttttttatgtaaaaaaaaaatctgttcatCTGTGCAGACTAAACATGCAATATCCCTACTTAATGTTACGCATGGATAAGGAATCTGATACGAAAATTCCAAATAGTATCAAGAACATACATGTAGAGGCAGTTAGTTGACTGATCCTACATAAGGTAATGAAAAGGGGAAGTTACAGAAGGATTTCATTACATAATTCAAATTACTTCGCTCGCTCAGATTTGTCAAACACCAATTAAGATAAGAAAAAACGATAGTTGAAAGCAAAGTTGGTTGATCCATATACTAGTAGATGAAGGCAGTCCACTGACAGCTTgacataaaaaaacatataataGAGCTTAAGATTCATAAAGTGGTCGCATCTATACATTCACTCTGTTACATATATGAATCATCATTAGTTCAAAGATTCGCAGTCGGGTAAAAAAAAGCTCGCACTAGAGATAGCTAGGTAGATATTACGAGTAAACATAAACTTTTTGGCGTAAAAATATTCattgaaattgttttcttttgttttgattCACAATAAAATCAAAGTTTGTATTTTCAGTTGCCTCCTCaattctaattttgtaacctctttgtttggttgtttgttattatgttttatGTCATTTCCTCCTTTCACTATTATCCATTTCATGGCACAAATG contains the following coding sequences:
- the LOC117336661 gene encoding metabotropic glutamate receptor-like gives rise to the protein MLALNVRIIVIGQMGNQNGSHGTVQRSESANEVEVTVHRSKSTNEVRVAGLFSIYSDPECLDIDIASVQALESVFWIFEHLNTHQYIPGVKLVLQPYKTCCSPQMSSLQTARIVSEIDDKVLMGVIGPVTSAETNISSEFLSSLPARYRLPQVVYQPTSSLFTNKDTYSNLLRVVPSDNTQVKTIIALLKRLDWNYISVIREDDMYAMNATDHLKTLAKSEHISRDISEFALHWEKIASNETFLMERAITNPWLNKEAVLGTDQSIYVQYSIKTAYVMAMALRSLHTSMCGESFNGACSDFVNSDRNSLIDIMSNLTVNFTDFPFTISSFVKDDLTIKFDRFGEIQLVSAHVPMYEVYRYKECDGTTTEALCKVKIADYTNDTFSINESLHNLRGYGQCSGSCLECMSEDLPSEIINKPGDLIVVGLMPMHDQGQGSPLTCGDIRPSIGLDITLAIQYVVESVNNATDMFPDKTIGYTIMDTCNDPLVTQKRILDMLSTDGEYRNKILGVIGPLGSTATISAAGIFSSLGIVQVGCCSSAQILSNTNMYPTFLRVSTSIYKQAELMVKLAKKIGTNYIQIVYSKGEFGASGRDAILLLAQEYSICVVENSLPVGEDSNGYDVLPHIRKYPDARVVMLFLRSHKASVVAEALNTFLKDDGFIFIASDSWGKREDNILGRPGLRGMITISQEMGYDFGYEDYLMSINVTEARYDNSFLERFAEARLGCYFESSFNRYGKPKCVDDHMIQPGTLDPWHSFVLNAVYALLKGGDNALKERPMFANDIDAEFLLDHVRKVPQKYGAPARSQTYMFDKTGDGTVGFHIYNVHINQTSNQPMYVKVGQWLDDLLLFNDTMLDDKTQTLDSQCKTQEGYCAKCFQGNDDRLYV